A single genomic interval of Prunus dulcis chromosome 5, ALMONDv2, whole genome shotgun sequence harbors:
- the LOC117629410 gene encoding argininosuccinate synthase, chloroplastic-like encodes MAQLKSISAFSSSNLAFHRPKRESFPYHGKVCCPGKLSSFQELGARKSELQGNAFAVSSGNGSVTRAHDKQVIRAVLPSYSETEVSGSTKERGLRGKLNKVVLAYSGGLDTSVIVPWLRENYGCDVVCFTADVGQGLKELEGLEKKAKASGASQLVVKDLKEEFVKDYIFPCLRAGAIYERKYLLGTSMARPVIAKAMVDVAKEVGADAVAHGCTGKGNDQVRFELTFFALNPKLNVVAPWREWDITGREDAIEYAKKHNVPVPVTKKSIYSRDGNLWHLSHEGDILEDPENEPKKDMFMLTVDPEDAPNEPEYVDIGIISGIPVSVNGKNLTPASLLDHLNQIGGRHGIGRVDMVENRLVGMKSRGVYETPGGTILFAAARELESLTLDRETMQVKDSLALKYAELVYAGRWFDPLRESMDSFMEEISKTTTGSVTLKLYKGSITVTSRKSPYSLYRQDISSFESGDVYDQADAAGFIRLYGLPIRVRAMLDS; translated from the exons ATGGCCCAATTGAAGTCCATTTCCGCTTTCTCATCCTCCAACCTCGCTTTTCACCGTCCCAAAAGAG AGTCATTTCCGTATCATGGCAAAGTTTGTTGTCCAGGGAAATTATCTTCATTTCAAGAG TTGGGGGCAAGAAAGAGTGAGCTACAGGGGAATGCATTTGCGGTTTCTAGTGGCAATGGGAGTGTAACTAGAGCTCATGACAAGCAAG TTATTAGAGCAGTGCTGCCCAGTTATAGTGAGACAGAAGTATCTGGATCTACGAAGGAAAGAGGATTACGTGGCAAGTTGAATAAGGTTGTTCTGGCCTATAGTGGTGGCTTAGACACATCAGTCATTGTTCCGTGGCTAAG GGAGAACTATGGTTGTGATGTTGTTTGCTTCACGGCCGATGTTGGTCAA GGTTTAAAAGAATTGGAAGGTCTGGAAAAGAAGGCCAAGGCCAGTGGGGCTTCTCAGTTAGTAGTTAAGGATCTAAAGGAGGAGTTTGTAAAAGACTATATATTCCCTTGCTTGCGAGCTGGTGCAATCTATGAGAGGAAATACTTGCTGGGGACTTCAATGGCCCGCCCTGTTATTGCTAAG GCCATGGTTGATGTTGCCAAAGAAGTTGGAGCTGATGCCGTAGCTCATGGATGCACAGGGAAAGGAAATGATCAG GTTCGCTTTGAGCTAACGTTTTTCGCTCTCAATCCCAAACTAAATGTTGTGGCTCCTTGGAGGGAGTGGGATATTACAGGTAGAGAAGATGCTATTGAATATGCTAAGAAGCATAATGTGCCTGTCCCGGTGACAAAGAAATCCATATACAGCAGAGATGGCAATTTGTGGCACCTTAGTCATGAG GGTGATATATTGGAAGACCCGGAAAATGAGCCTAAGAAGGATATGTTCATGTTAACAGTCGATCCAGAAGACGCACCAAATGAACCTGA GTATGTAGATATCGGGATCATTTCCGGGATTCCGGTCTCAGTCAATGGGAAGAATCTGACACCGGCATCTCTACTTGATCATCTAAACCAGATTGGTGGAAGACACGGAATTGGCCGTGTGGACATGGTTGAAAACCGACTCGTTGGTATGAAGAGCCGTGGAGTGTATGAAACTCCCGGAGGCACCATCCTCTTCGCTGCTGCACGTGAGCTGGAGTCTCTAACACTGGACCGAGAAACAATGCAGGTTAAAGACTCGTTAGCACTCAAATACGCGGAGCTGGTGTATGCAGGCAGGTGGTTCGACCCGCTTCGCGAATCTATGGATTCATTCATGGAGGAAATCTCAAAAACAACCACAGGATCAGTGACTCTCAAGTTGTACAAGGGTTCGATTACTGTGACCAGCAGGAAGAGTCCGTACAGCCTGTACAGGCAAGACATCTCGTCATTTGAGAGTGGGGATGTATATGATCAAGCTGATGCAGCTGGGTTCATTAGGCTGTACGGCCTTCCCATTAGGGTGCGAGCAATGCTTGACTCTTGA